Proteins co-encoded in one Rhopalosiphum maidis isolate BTI-1 chromosome 2, ASM367621v3, whole genome shotgun sequence genomic window:
- the LOC113552305 gene encoding venom protease-like, with amino-acid sequence MIIPLKILQTVVLVMFLLVNQPLCQNFSMKMIQKSIGEVCRKGDGISSDYICMDIKDCQVAKEGLMKNIFPQHCLFDRTNPNPIVCCPQDPTKNKTNNIINSYSSTEMCEEYSKLIYRNIMNPIPSDDQDLYIQFADCVDAHILITNGTQSEPKEFPHMALLGYDEKPDMYSWLCGGSLISKRFVLTAAHCEKSGTKDTQRFAIWARLGELDYLSINEDARPTDYRIVERIIHPKYKAYSHYNDIALFRLERDVDFSSYVRPICLNRNHSLTPPAVIATGWGNTDTASLGSSHLLKVQIQTVSAEECNKNFLYLPNKEQKLAKGILKDLMVCAGNPEGGNDTCQGDSGGPIQIKHNSYKCMYSQIGITSFAGPFCGQANSPAVYTRVSKYISWIEQIVWPKV; translated from the exons ATGATTATTCCGTTGAAAATACTACAAACAGTAGTTTTggtaatgtttttattggtCAATCAACCATTGTGCCAAAATTTTTCGATgaaaatgatacaaaaaa gtaTAGGTGAAGTTTGCCGCAAAGGTGATGGGATATCTTCTGACTACATATGTATGGATATTAAGGACTGTCAAGTTGCAAAAGAAGGActtatgaaaaacatttttcctcAACATTGCTTATTCGACAGAACAAATCCAAATCCAATTGTTTGTTGTCCGCAAGATcctacaaaaaacaaaacaaacaatattattaactcatATTCTTCCACTGAAA TGTGTGaagaatattcaaaattaatttatcgtaatattatgaacCCAATACCATCAGATGATCAggatttatacatacaatttgcaGATTGTGTTGATGCCCATATCTTAATTACTAATGGTACACAATCTGAACCAAAGGAGTTTCCTCACATG GCTTTACTAGGTTATGATGAAAAACCAGACATGTATTCATGGTTATGTGGAGGTTCACTGATAAGTAAGAGATTTGTACTAACAGCAGCCCACTGTGAAAAATCAGGCACTAAAGATACaca gaGATTTGCAATATGGGCTCGCTTAGGTGAACTAGACTATCTTTCGATCAACGAAGATGCCAGACCTACAGACTATAGAATAGTAGAACGAATAATACATCCGAAATACAAAGCATATTCCCATTACAATGATATAGCATTGTTTCGTTTAGAAAGAGATGTAGATTTCTCATCATATGTACGACCTATTTGTCTCAATAGAAATCATTCTTTGACACCACCAGCAGTAATAGCTACGGGATGGGGTAACACTGATACAG cttCACTTGGCAGCtcacatttattaaaagtacaaatacaAACTGTTTCGGCCGAAGAgtgcaataaaaattttttgtatctGCCAAATAAAGAACAAAAATTAGCAAAAGGAATCCTTAAAGACTTAATGGTGTGTGCTGGCAATCCAGAAGGCGGAAATGACACTTGTCAA ggCGATTCAGGTGGTcctattcaaataaaacataatagttaCAAGTGCATGTATTCACAAATAGGGATTACATCATTTGCAGGGCCATTTTGTGGACAAGCCAATTCGCCTGCTGTTTATACACgagtatcaaaatatatttcatggaTTGAACAAATTGTCTGGccaaaagtttaa
- the LOC113552086 gene encoding uncharacterized protein LOC113552086 isoform X1, protein MINYHRPFRILPMEVLIIFISILQLCQQVHSKDVILQNEENVIIIIGNDPGDDKNLNVKCDYSGTFMINSFQWKRVKSNKWHSPNEMLRESQWLCFQNARDEDEGQYICTINGFNGSGTFYEKRSFILNFSGAYDVTKDVPTFQEIDIAENVPLLINSTLHLNCPFMSTSDTVYSWYKNDKLLVERKAIVDGFHRFDNDYNSKSVRLSDAGNYKCVVKNTMGSIQFKFNVVVYDDEKKMPLSFAYPRDLSLKSGDSARFYCQAIACNCLRPLNWYYLNNTNPMDIDIQTVDLSQFKKMKHVGLNNFKLILENVTVRDSGWYICVRAGSNKMLMAEAKLDVDKRLEMCPPLKSDSLDISCSLNGKYADCSDQSIPNTIARPSCKAKYIVENEEESIMSPEITCQSNGVWNYKLFKCIPNCGIAYIKNQPTINEGDKALVGTAPWNVGIYQLNSQGNYDMICGGSIITLNLVITAAHCFWVKGISKIISVTGGQYKIAVGKYKRNYTVNDNDFTQIMNVTRIYLHEGFNGPTGFYTGDIAIVVMSNKVSINNGVSPICIDWKNHFNVLNGTQGKIVGWGIMTNNKPSPDLLEANLSYIDHISCRSMFSTGFEKNVAGDKFCAGSTSGQEASKGDSGAGFTIKIKNSYFLTGIVSIKEADSNNRKPIGVFTDIKYYIRWIKKLREKYSV, encoded by the exons atgattaattaccATCGTCCGTTTAGAATATTACCGATGGaagttttgataatttttatttcgatattACAATTGTGTCAACAAGTTCATTCGAAAGACGTAATATTACAAA atgaagaaaatgttattattataattggaaaTGATCCTGGcgatgataaaaatttaaacgtaaAATGCGATTATTCGGGAACTTTTATGATCAATAGTTTTCAATGGAAAAGAGTTAAATCCAATAAATGGCACTCACCAAATGAAATGTTAAGAGAATCACAATG GTTGTGTTTCCAAAATGCGAGAGATGAAGATGAAGgacaatatatttgtacaataaatgGTTTTAACGGAAGTGGAACGTTTTATGAAAAAcgtagttttattttgaattttagtgGTGCATATGATGTCACTAAAGATGTACCAACATTTCAAGAAATTGATATAGCAGAAAACGTgccgttattaataaatagtacttTACATCTAAATTGTCCATTTATga GTACAAGTGATACTGTGTATTCATGgtataaaaatgacaaattacTTGTTGAAAGAAAAGCAATAGTTGACGGATTTCATAGGTTTGATAATGATTACAATTCAAAGTCGGTAAGATTGTCAGATGCTGGAAATTATAAGTGCGTTGTGAAAAATACTATGGGCTCAATTCAATTCAAATTCAACGTAGTTGTTTATG atgatgaaaaaaaaatgcctcTTTCTTTCGCTTATCCACGAGATTTGTCATTAAAGTCTGGAGATTCGGCTCGGTTTTATTGCCAGGCTATTGCATGCAACTGTCTTCGACCTttaaattggtattatttgaataatacaaaTCCAATGGACATTGATATACAAACTGTAGATCtttcacaatttaaaaagatGAAGCAT GTGGGATTGAATAACTTTAAGTTGATACTAGAAAACGTTACAGTTCGTGATTCTGGTTGGTATATTTGTGTTAGAGCAGGatctaataaaatgttaatggcTGAAGCCAAATTGGACGTGGACAAAAGATTGG AAATGTGTCCTCCTCTAAAATCAGATAGTTTAGATATTAGTTGCTCTCTTAATGGTAAGTATGCTGATTGCTCAGATCAATCAATACCTAATACAATAGCAAGACCATCATGCAAGGCAAAATACATTGTGGAAAACGAAGAAGAATCAATAATGTCGCCTGAAATAACTTGTCAGTCTAATGGAGTttggaattataaattatttaaatgcattccaa attgtgGTATAgcatatataaaaaaccaaCCCACGATCAATGAAGGCGATAAAGCACTTGTTGGAACAGCACCTTGGAATGTTGGAATATATCAGTTAAATAGTCAAGGAAATTATGACATGATATGTGGAGGATCAATAATAACTCTAAATTTAGTAATCACTG CGGCACATTGTTTTTGGGTAAAAggtatatctaaaataatatcagtaaCAGGAGGTCAATATAAAATTGCTGttggaaaatataaaagaaattacACAGTAAATGACAATGATTTTACtcaaataatgaat gtGACGAGAATTTACTTGCATGAAGGTTTTAATGGACCTACTGGATTCTATACTGGAGATATAGCTATCGTAGTAATGTCAAATAAAGTTTCTATTAATAATGGCGTTTCTCCTATATGTATCGAttggaaaaatcattttaatgtaCTGAACGGAACTCAAGGAAAA ATTGTTGGTTGGGGaataatgacaaataataaaccaaGTCCGGACTTATTAGAAGCAAATTTATCATACATCGACCATATTTCTTGTCGAAGTATGTTTTCAACcggatttgaaaaaaatgtagctgGTGATAAGTTTTGTGCCGGTTCTACATCgg
- the LOC113552086 gene encoding hemicentin-1-like isoform X2 has protein sequence MINYHRPFRILPMEVLIIFISILQLCQQVHSKDVILQNEENVIIIIGNDPGDDKNLNVKCDYSGTFMINSFQWKRVKSNKWHSPNEMLRESQWLCFQNARDEDEGQYICTINGFNGSGTFYEKRSFILNFSGAYDVTKDVPTFQEIDIAENVPLLINSTLHLNCPFMSTSDTVYSWYKNDKLLVERKAIVDGFHRFDNDYNSKSVRLSDAGNYKCVVKNTMGSIQFKFNVVVYDDEKKMPLSFAYPRDLSLKSGDSARFYCQAIACNCLRPLNWYYLNNTNPMDIDIQTVDLSQFKKMKHVGLNNFKLILENVTVRDSGWYICVRAGSNKMLMAEAKLDVDKRLEMCPPLKSDSLDISCSLNGKYADCSDQSIPNTIARPSCKAKYIVENEEESIMSPEITCQSNGVWNYKLFKCIPNCGIAYIKNQPTINEGDKALVGTAPWNVGIYQLNSQGNYDMICGGSIITLNLVITAAHCFWVKGISKIISVTGGQYKIAVGKYKRNYTVNDNDFTQIMNVTRIYLHEGFNGPTGFYTGDIAIVVMSNKVSINNGVSPICIDWKNHFNVLNGTQGKVGLKLLVGE, from the exons atgattaattaccATCGTCCGTTTAGAATATTACCGATGGaagttttgataatttttatttcgatattACAATTGTGTCAACAAGTTCATTCGAAAGACGTAATATTACAAA atgaagaaaatgttattattataattggaaaTGATCCTGGcgatgataaaaatttaaacgtaaAATGCGATTATTCGGGAACTTTTATGATCAATAGTTTTCAATGGAAAAGAGTTAAATCCAATAAATGGCACTCACCAAATGAAATGTTAAGAGAATCACAATG GTTGTGTTTCCAAAATGCGAGAGATGAAGATGAAGgacaatatatttgtacaataaatgGTTTTAACGGAAGTGGAACGTTTTATGAAAAAcgtagttttattttgaattttagtgGTGCATATGATGTCACTAAAGATGTACCAACATTTCAAGAAATTGATATAGCAGAAAACGTgccgttattaataaatagtacttTACATCTAAATTGTCCATTTATga GTACAAGTGATACTGTGTATTCATGgtataaaaatgacaaattacTTGTTGAAAGAAAAGCAATAGTTGACGGATTTCATAGGTTTGATAATGATTACAATTCAAAGTCGGTAAGATTGTCAGATGCTGGAAATTATAAGTGCGTTGTGAAAAATACTATGGGCTCAATTCAATTCAAATTCAACGTAGTTGTTTATG atgatgaaaaaaaaatgcctcTTTCTTTCGCTTATCCACGAGATTTGTCATTAAAGTCTGGAGATTCGGCTCGGTTTTATTGCCAGGCTATTGCATGCAACTGTCTTCGACCTttaaattggtattatttgaataatacaaaTCCAATGGACATTGATATACAAACTGTAGATCtttcacaatttaaaaagatGAAGCAT GTGGGATTGAATAACTTTAAGTTGATACTAGAAAACGTTACAGTTCGTGATTCTGGTTGGTATATTTGTGTTAGAGCAGGatctaataaaatgttaatggcTGAAGCCAAATTGGACGTGGACAAAAGATTGG AAATGTGTCCTCCTCTAAAATCAGATAGTTTAGATATTAGTTGCTCTCTTAATGGTAAGTATGCTGATTGCTCAGATCAATCAATACCTAATACAATAGCAAGACCATCATGCAAGGCAAAATACATTGTGGAAAACGAAGAAGAATCAATAATGTCGCCTGAAATAACTTGTCAGTCTAATGGAGTttggaattataaattatttaaatgcattccaa attgtgGTATAgcatatataaaaaaccaaCCCACGATCAATGAAGGCGATAAAGCACTTGTTGGAACAGCACCTTGGAATGTTGGAATATATCAGTTAAATAGTCAAGGAAATTATGACATGATATGTGGAGGATCAATAATAACTCTAAATTTAGTAATCACTG CGGCACATTGTTTTTGGGTAAAAggtatatctaaaataatatcagtaaCAGGAGGTCAATATAAAATTGCTGttggaaaatataaaagaaattacACAGTAAATGACAATGATTTTACtcaaataatgaat gtGACGAGAATTTACTTGCATGAAGGTTTTAATGGACCTACTGGATTCTATACTGGAGATATAGCTATCGTAGTAATGTCAAATAAAGTTTCTATTAATAATGGCGTTTCTCCTATATGTATCGAttggaaaaatcattttaatgtaCTGAACGGAACTCAAGGAAAAGTTGGTTTGaa ATTGTTGGTTGGGGaataa